One Glandiceps talaboti chromosome 20, keGlaTala1.1, whole genome shotgun sequence genomic region harbors:
- the LOC144450702 gene encoding antiviral innate immune response effector IFIT1-like, with protein sequence MDKLEEKLKTFSSHFTWSFEDKAQRDIEDLKKRLQDSLRDNPDKQVVPTKTLIGYLLVSTMNRSGKRQYNKSLEWFDDALKDNTKEMEEDDAAIGDKIIVLTCKAWVYLKLGKTRETKALVSEIEKLVKNESSPKVQAYMSAHKAFAGWWFGPYYYDMAAKLYEDALSAYPEHSPDKEPWLFELVLIVGRLERRAATSVSPKSGSRETTSREEELLQKVIQWNPKRSLARVFLGCKLVKHGRQTEADAQFKEALHTDPHNVTVLQRIGEVYRKQGSLKARQFFEDALILAPDSSFILYQISLLYKQDKDTESIKKALHYCEKAIEKSGEVNFPAKCDRAFYHSLLGNTTKARDYYCELIENPDRINRAFAHFYFGKFLEMMQEEENAIAQYKKCIDTKKADSYPGTLAVEILKKKMALQLSKEENNTNALETLGWVHEKIGDHQKAVNHYEQAFKVNQSKETATNLASLLLTLKKTQRAYKYIDAIKDDVDFESDYREMKGTYHLQKGQNFEVASKTMQARKEFALAVDCENIEGLQCLCNILSKCRDSEKCSEEWFSDCAKVSVCVDTMISHCDEQMKSSFNEMKDKLRNFLAPDINCLKDLYLKHLQFSSKQLLQCPEDDLISCCVDTLLEARGLLDRIMSEFQSHCYQLDSFSNRCSYFYITGRNVDVRQRLKTKLEDEYRWTSFVSRFSTLFNFLVGMQPSSNYKQNKWIIHLFSIVNKQKHDTAIVRMETVHSEKLPVDIFRLAKSSVLKVSKIVSEFHKEMK encoded by the exons ATGGACAAGCTTGAAGAAAAGTTGAAGACTTTCTCTTCTCATTTCACATGGAGTTTTGAAGATAAAGCACAACGTGATATAGAG GATTTGAAGAAGCGATTGCAAGATAGTTTAAGAGATAACCCAGATAAGCAGGTTGTGCCAACAAAGACTTTAATTGGTTATCTGTTGGTTTCAACAATGAATAGATCAGGAAAGAGGCAGTATAACAAGTCATTGGAATGGTTTGATGATGCACTGAAAGATAACACAAAAGAAATGGAAGAAGACGATGCAGCTATTGGagataaaataattgttttaacATGTAAAGCCTGGGTGTATCTGaaactaggtaagactagagaAACGAAGGCATTAGTTAGTGAAATTGAAAAGCTTGTGAAGAACGAGTCATCTCCTAAAGTACAGGCATATATGTCAGCCCACAAAGCTTTTGCAGGTTGGTGGTTTGGTCCTTATTACTATGATATGGCTGCCAAGCTTTATGAAGACGCACTGTCTGCTTATCCAGAACACAGCCCAGATAAAGAGCCTTGGTTATTTGAACTAGTGTTGATCGTTGGCAGACTTGAACGAAGAGCTGCAACATCTGTCTCACCAAAAAGTGGAAGTAGGGAGACTACATCAAGGGAAGAAGAATTATTACAGAAGGTGATTCAATGGAACCCCAAACGAAGCCTTGCAAGAGTCTTTCTTGGTTGCAAACTTGTCAAACATGGAAGACAAACTGAGGCAGATGCCCAGTTTAAGGAGGCTCTTCATACAGATCCACACAATGTTACTGTACTACAAAGAATAGGTGAAGTTTACAGAAAGCAAGGGTCATTAAAAGCTCGTCAATTTTTTGAAGATGCTCTTATACTTGCACCAGATTCCTCATTTATCTTGTATCAGATTTCTCTTTTATATAAGCAGGACAAAGACACAGAGAGTATTAAAAAGGCTCTTCATTACTGTGAAAAGGCAATTGAGAAATCAGGAGAAGTAAATTTCCCTGCCAAGTGTGATAGGGCATTTTATCACTCTTTGTTAGGAAATACAACAAAGGCAAGGGACTACTACTGTGAATTGATTGAAAATCCTGACAGAATAAATAGGGCTTTTGCTCACTTTTATTTTGGTAAGTTTTTAGAAATGATGCAAGAAGAAGAAAATGCTATAGCACAGTATAAGAAATGTATTGATACTAAAAAAGCTGATTCATATCCTGGTACTCTAGCTGTCGAaatactgaagaaaaaaatggcTCTCCAATTATCAAAAGAAGAAAATAACACCAATGCTCTTGAAACTCTGGGATGGGTTCATGAAAAAATAGGTGATCATCAAAAAGCCGTGAATCACTATGAACAAGCTTTCAAAGTTAACCAGAGTAAAGAAACTGCAACAAACTTGGCTTCACTGTTACTTACATTGAAGAAGACACAAAGAGCGTACAAGTACATAGATGCTATTAAAGATGATGTTGACTTTGAGAGTGATTACAGAGAAATGAAAGGAACATATCATCTACAGAAGGGTCAGAATTTTGAGGTGGCATCCAAGACAATGCAAGCTAGGAAAGAATTCGCACTAGCAGTTGACTGTGAGAACATAGAGGGCCTTCAGTGCCTATGCAACATTCTCAGTAAATGCAGAGATAGTGAGAAATGTAGTGAAGAATGGTTCAGTGACTGTGCTAAAGTGAGTGTTTGTGTAGACACAATGATATCACATTGTGATGAGCAAATGAAATCAAGTTTCAATGAAATGAAGGACAAATTGAGGAACTTCTTAGCTCCAGATATTAATTGTCTGAAAGATCTGTATCTAAAGCATTTGCAGTTCTCTAGTAAACAATTATTGCAGTGTCCTGAAGATGACTTGATATCTTGTTGTGTTGATACTCTTCTAGAGGCAAGAGGTCTTTTAGATCGCATCATGTCAGAATTCCAGAGCCATTGTTATCAGTTAGACTCGTTTTCAAATCGTTGCAGTTATTTTTATATAACAGGTAGAAATGTGGATGTAAGACAACGGTTGAAAACTAAACTAGAAGATGAATATAGATGGACCTCCTTTGTATCAAGATTCTCGACTCTCTTCAATTTCTTAGTAGGTATGCAGCCAAGTTCCAactataaacaaaataaatggaTAATACATTTATTCAGCATTGTAAACAAACAGAAGCACGACACAGCCATTGTCAGAATGGAAACTGTTCATTCTGAAAAACTACCAGTAGATATTTTTAGATTAGCCAAATCATCTGTTTTAAAGGTGTCAAAAATTGTAAGTGAATTTcacaaagaaatgaaatga